The following coding sequences are from one Geothrix sp. window:
- a CDS encoding glycosyl hydrolase family 17 protein produces MSNNLLTVVLRSFLGLALVAALTSCGGGGVVPGTVDAKSIRPLPTEYLTRTAVAYSPYRTGNNSTETPTATQIAQDLTLLAQGNFTLIRLFDSSDKVAKQTLQVIQNNHLDIKVHLGCWISSTKYTAPADVPAIENANQTEIARCIALANAYPDQVLVVSVGNECMVSWAGNPVSPAQMASYITQVRSAIAQPVTSDDNYAFFASAPTYLLNTLDFVSIHSYALLDTLYGQPWDWKQTDVPASGRAAAMMGAALAFEQQNYSEARTYLDKTGYAALPIVIGETGWKALPTGGEYERAHPVNQQIFFNLLAAWRISGTGPKNIFWFEAFDEPWKGGDDGWGLFNVNRQARYVVRGLYPASVWEPGTYSGADALHYLPTVQNPAVTAGRYTLYAEGATSGEALPAAPLAWAGWTWNTSAVPTTTTAAEGTTSLQITPGPQPWGWGAALAYTKHADDLSAFASSGYLNFSIKTTYPGTILVGFQTGNPIDLTLYNVFLPLASGSYGYLNDGAWHDVKIPISALTPWGVMGSGMPLASLSKLDMTMVSNPFVVADVFSSTGKPANSNPTNPIYVDRIFWSK; encoded by the coding sequence ATGTCGAACAACCTCCTCACCGTGGTCCTCCGTTCGTTCCTTGGACTCGCCCTCGTCGCCGCCCTCACCTCCTGCGGCGGCGGCGGGGTGGTGCCCGGCACCGTCGATGCCAAGTCCATCCGGCCCCTGCCCACGGAGTACCTCACCCGCACGGCCGTCGCCTACTCGCCCTACCGGACCGGCAACAACTCGACCGAGACGCCCACGGCCACGCAGATCGCCCAGGACCTGACGCTCCTTGCCCAGGGGAACTTCACCCTGATCCGGCTGTTCGACAGCTCCGACAAGGTGGCCAAGCAGACCCTGCAGGTCATCCAGAACAACCACCTGGACATCAAGGTGCACCTGGGCTGCTGGATCTCCAGCACCAAGTACACCGCGCCCGCCGATGTGCCTGCCATCGAGAACGCCAACCAGACGGAAATCGCCCGCTGCATCGCGCTGGCGAACGCCTACCCCGACCAGGTGCTCGTGGTGAGCGTCGGCAACGAGTGCATGGTCAGCTGGGCGGGCAACCCGGTCTCCCCGGCCCAGATGGCCTCCTACATCACCCAGGTGCGGTCGGCCATCGCCCAGCCGGTTACCAGCGACGACAACTACGCCTTCTTCGCTTCTGCGCCGACCTACCTGCTCAACACCCTCGACTTCGTCTCCATTCATTCCTACGCCCTGCTGGACACCCTGTACGGGCAGCCGTGGGATTGGAAGCAGACGGACGTTCCCGCCTCGGGCCGGGCTGCCGCGATGATGGGTGCCGCGCTCGCCTTCGAGCAGCAGAACTACAGCGAGGCCCGCACCTACCTGGACAAGACCGGCTACGCCGCGCTGCCCATCGTCATCGGCGAGACCGGCTGGAAGGCCTTGCCGACGGGGGGCGAATACGAGCGGGCCCACCCGGTCAACCAGCAGATCTTCTTCAACCTCCTGGCCGCCTGGCGCATCTCCGGCACGGGCCCCAAGAACATCTTCTGGTTCGAGGCCTTCGATGAGCCCTGGAAGGGTGGTGACGACGGCTGGGGCCTCTTCAATGTCAACCGCCAGGCCCGCTACGTCGTGCGCGGCCTCTACCCCGCCTCCGTCTGGGAGCCCGGCACCTACAGCGGCGCGGATGCCCTGCACTACCTCCCCACGGTGCAGAATCCCGCGGTGACCGCCGGGAGGTACACCCTCTATGCGGAAGGCGCCACCTCCGGAGAGGCCCTGCCCGCGGCGCCCCTGGCCTGGGCCGGCTGGACCTGGAACACCTCGGCGGTGCCCACCACCACCACCGCCGCGGAGGGCACCACCAGCCTGCAGATCACGCCGGGCCCCCAGCCCTGGGGCTGGGGTGCGGCCCTGGCCTACACCAAGCATGCGGATGATCTGAGCGCCTTTGCTTCTTCCGGGTACCTGAACTTCAGCATCAAGACCACCTACCCGGGCACCATCCTCGTCGGCTTCCAGACCGGCAACCCCATCGACCTCACCCTCTACAACGTCTTCCTCCCGCTGGCATCGGGCAGCTACGGCTACCTCAACGACGGCGCGTGGCATGACGTGAAGATCCCCATCAGCGCCCTCACGCCGTGGGGTGTCATGGGCTCAGGGATGCCCCTGGCGTCGCTGTCGAAGCTCGACATGACCATGGTCTCCA